The proteins below come from a single Oscillatoria salina IIICB1 genomic window:
- the cbiB gene encoding adenosylcobinamide-phosphate synthase CbiB, producing MNPDYITLNSLNYSLILVLAATLDYLVGDPWALPHPVQFMGWIISRYTQFVLQKFSSKLARRIAGIGLTIALIFGSAIAGWSIVRGAIWLHPIWGLLAQTILLASCFATRSLRAAAEDVLQPLITGNLTEARSKLSRYVGRDTENLDEGEVLRAVLETIAENTTDGVTAPLFYAIVGAFLPGIGSVPFALAYKAASTLDSMVGYTKEPYLDLGWSSAKLEDLLTWFPCRLTVLTIAWRSPKFFQVWKLCLRDAKADPSPNSGWSECAFAAALNVQLGGTNFYGGVLKYKPLLGEPKESITPAKIQQGLQLMRFCFLLWLGFALVIFLAESIWFPG from the coding sequence ATGAACCCAGATTACATTACCCTTAACTCGCTCAATTATTCACTAATTTTAGTTCTCGCTGCAACTTTAGATTATCTGGTTGGAGATCCTTGGGCTTTACCTCATCCGGTGCAATTTATGGGCTGGATAATTTCTCGCTACACGCAGTTTGTCCTACAAAAGTTTAGCAGTAAACTGGCAAGACGAATAGCGGGAATCGGCTTAACGATCGCGCTAATCTTTGGTAGTGCGATCGCTGGTTGGTCGATCGTTCGAGGTGCAATTTGGCTGCATCCGATCTGGGGTCTTCTTGCTCAAACTATTCTTTTAGCTAGCTGTTTTGCAACTCGCAGTTTACGCGCTGCGGCTGAGGATGTTCTCCAACCATTAATAACAGGAAACTTAACTGAAGCTCGAAGTAAATTAAGCCGATATGTGGGTCGAGATACAGAAAATCTTGACGAAGGGGAAGTGCTACGGGCTGTTTTAGAAACGATCGCTGAAAATACAACTGATGGGGTGACAGCACCGCTATTTTATGCTATTGTTGGTGCATTTTTACCGGGAATTGGTAGCGTTCCTTTTGCACTTGCTTATAAAGCAGCGAGTACCTTGGATTCGATGGTAGGTTATACCAAAGAACCATATCTAGATCTCGGTTGGTCGAGTGCGAAATTAGAAGATTTATTAACTTGGTTTCCCTGTCGGCTGACGGTGTTAACTATTGCTTGGCGATCGCCAAAATTTTTTCAGGTCTGGAAACTTTGTCTGCGAGATGCGAAAGCCGATCCTAGTCCTAATTCGGGTTGGAGTGAATGCGCTTTTGCGGCGGCTCTCAATGTACAGTTGGGAGGAACAAATTTCTATGGTGGGGTTCTTAAGTACAAACCGCTTTTGGGAGAACCCAAAGAATCAATTACTCCAGCGAAAATTCAGCAAGGGTTGCAGTTGATGCGCTTTTGTTTTTTGCTGTGGCTGGGGTTCGCTTTGGTAATTTTTTTAGCCGAATCAATTTGGTTTCCGGGTTAA
- a CDS encoding M23 family metallopeptidase, whose product MKRSQILKLLALLTVAFSFPTLIKHLVPSLPAAVAQDSTQNQASTQYIWPAQGTFAYGYRSDHPGIDIAGPMGMTVMAAADGEVVTSGWDDFGLGNEIRIKHSDGSLTVYGHNQTLLVKKGDFVRQGQAIAYMGSTGNSIAPHVHFELHRNGNLINPLPFLPPLVAGKIPSPQIVTSQPVAPRVAATNSISSAAKCAGEAIIAGETDNFRVSVCQQNDQLVYIGQSKQNPTVFVRLPAYSLGGGQYRADNGSYSYYVSPGRVEVMRNGRQIRTEVLY is encoded by the coding sequence ATGAAACGATCGCAAATTCTCAAGTTACTTGCTCTTTTGACCGTTGCCTTTTCTTTCCCGACACTAATTAAACATCTCGTTCCGTCTTTACCCGCCGCAGTAGCCCAAGATTCAACTCAAAATCAAGCTTCTACTCAATATATATGGCCCGCCCAAGGTACTTTTGCTTATGGCTACCGCAGCGATCATCCAGGAATCGATATCGCTGGACCGATGGGAATGACAGTTATGGCGGCGGCAGATGGTGAAGTGGTAACTTCTGGTTGGGATGACTTTGGTTTAGGTAACGAAATCCGGATTAAACATTCTGATGGTAGTTTGACAGTTTACGGTCACAATCAAACCTTATTAGTGAAGAAAGGTGACTTTGTGCGCCAAGGTCAAGCGATCGCTTATATGGGTAGTACGGGTAACAGTATCGCACCTCACGTCCATTTTGAACTTCATCGCAACGGTAATCTTATTAATCCTCTACCTTTTCTACCGCCTTTAGTTGCAGGTAAAATTCCCTCACCCCAAATAGTTACATCTCAACCAGTCGCGCCGAGAGTAGCAGCAACTAACAGTATTTCTTCAGCAGCAAAATGCGCTGGTGAAGCGATTATTGCTGGGGAAACTGATAACTTTCGCGTCAGCGTTTGTCAGCAAAATGACCAGTTAGTTTATATCGGACAATCTAAACAAAATCCCACGGTTTTTGTACGTTTACCTGCTTATTCTCTCGGTGGCGGTCAATATCGCGCTGATAATGGCAGTTACTCTTATTATGTCAGTCCGGGACGAGTTGAAGTTATGCGTAACGGTCGTCAAATTCGTACTGAAGTTTTGTACTAA
- a CDS encoding peptidoglycan-binding protein, with the protein MEALAYAQSYSAYEEAAGIEYDLPELKLNWTKLPNSTWLNLLGVAVLLGSLSAAVPASALVVNTPSGGCLNARTGPGTNYGRVTCVRNGASLKPVVATSGSWYKLSSGNWVYGPYTSGNRLGGSTVLKSGVGSSGVPVRTLQAGLRRGGYGIAVDGAYGPRTTAAVANFQAKYGLAIDGVAGPNTIAKMKGLGLI; encoded by the coding sequence GTGGAAGCACTCGCTTATGCTCAATCTTACTCTGCTTACGAAGAAGCAGCAGGTATCGAGTACGACCTTCCTGAATTGAAGTTGAATTGGACAAAATTACCCAATTCTACTTGGCTAAATTTACTCGGAGTTGCTGTTTTATTAGGTTCTCTGAGTGCGGCAGTTCCAGCCTCAGCCTTAGTAGTTAATACTCCTAGCGGTGGTTGTTTGAATGCACGCACTGGTCCTGGCACAAATTATGGGAGAGTTACTTGTGTCCGCAATGGCGCTTCGCTGAAACCTGTAGTGGCTACCAGTGGCAGTTGGTACAAGCTTTCTAGCGGGAATTGGGTCTATGGTCCATATACTAGCGGCAACCGATTAGGTGGTAGTACAGTTCTGAAATCAGGAGTTGGTTCTTCGGGTGTACCTGTAAGAACTTTACAAGCAGGTTTACGCCGTGGTGGTTATGGGATTGCTGTAGATGGGGCTTACGGTCCGAGGACAACCGCAGCCGTTGCTAATTTTCAGGCAAAATACGGTTTAGCGATCGATGGTGTTGCTGGACCAAATACGATCGCCAAGATGAAAGGTTTAGGGCTAATCTAA
- the pyrR gene encoding bifunctional pyr operon transcriptional regulator/uracil phosphoribosyltransferase PyrR: MVSQVIEILSHEEIRRTLTRLASQIVEQAGEISQLVLLGIRTRGVPLAQLLATQIEMLEQVQVAVGALDITFYRDDLDRIKIRTPAKTEIPFDLTGKIVVLVDDVIYKGRTVRAALNAVTEYGRPEAIRLAVLVDRGHRQLPIHPDFVGKMLPTASDEQVKVYLQDVDGRDAVELIKLT, from the coding sequence ATGGTATCTCAAGTTATTGAAATTCTTTCTCATGAAGAAATCCGTCGTACTCTAACTCGCCTTGCTTCGCAAATTGTCGAACAAGCGGGTGAAATTTCTCAACTCGTATTGTTAGGTATTCGCACCAGAGGAGTACCTTTAGCCCAATTGCTAGCAACTCAAATCGAAATGCTCGAACAAGTGCAAGTTGCTGTGGGGGCGTTAGATATTACCTTTTATCGAGACGATCTCGATCGCATTAAGATCCGCACTCCTGCGAAAACTGAGATTCCTTTCGACTTAACTGGTAAAATTGTTGTCCTGGTTGATGATGTAATCTATAAAGGGCGAACAGTTCGCGCTGCTTTAAATGCCGTTACCGAATATGGACGACCCGAAGCAATTAGATTAGCAGTTTTAGTTGACAGAGGACATCGTCAGTTACCTATTCATCCCGATTTTGTTGGTAAAATGCTTCCTACTGCTAGTGATGAACAAGTAAAAGTTTATCTCCAAGATGTAGATGGAAGGGATGCAGTGGAATTAATCAAATTAACTTAG
- the fni gene encoding type 2 isopentenyl-diphosphate Delta-isomerase, producing the protein MSNTQTRKADHLRICLEEDVQFHSLTNGLDNYRFLHCCLPELDYSEIDLSTTFLAKKLGAPLLISSMTGGTEKAKMINYRLAEVAQTYKLAMGVGSQRVAVENPDVEHTFAVRSLAPDILLFANLGAVQLNYTYGIKECLQVIDILQADALILHLNPLQECIQTQGDTNFHKILDKIENLCDRISVPVVVKEVGNGISAKMAQKLINAGVSAIDVAGAGGTSWAKVESERAENPLQRRLGKTFANWGIPTAECIVKIRDLNREIPLIASGGLRNGLEAAKAIALGANLAGMAFPFLQAASESSEALEFLVEVLLAEISTVLFCTGNRTLADLQHSQSLQKLR; encoded by the coding sequence ATGAGTAATACCCAGACGCGCAAAGCCGATCATTTACGGATTTGTCTGGAAGAAGATGTACAGTTTCATTCTTTAACGAATGGGTTAGATAACTATCGCTTTCTTCACTGTTGTTTACCAGAGTTAGATTACAGCGAAATCGATCTGAGTACCACCTTTTTAGCGAAAAAGTTGGGTGCGCCGCTATTAATTTCTTCGATGACGGGCGGTACGGAAAAAGCAAAAATGATTAATTATCGCTTGGCGGAAGTTGCCCAAACTTATAAACTGGCGATGGGGGTTGGTTCGCAACGGGTAGCGGTGGAAAATCCCGATGTCGAGCATACTTTTGCGGTGCGATCGCTCGCTCCGGATATTCTTTTATTTGCTAATCTGGGAGCGGTTCAGCTTAATTATACTTATGGTATTAAAGAATGTTTGCAAGTGATTGACATTTTGCAAGCTGATGCTTTAATTTTGCATCTCAATCCCCTCCAAGAATGTATTCAAACCCAGGGCGATACTAATTTTCATAAAATTCTTGACAAAATCGAAAATTTGTGCGATAGAATTTCTGTGCCAGTGGTGGTGAAAGAGGTAGGTAACGGGATCTCAGCGAAAATGGCGCAAAAATTGATTAACGCGGGAGTTAGCGCGATCGATGTAGCCGGGGCTGGGGGGACTTCTTGGGCAAAAGTGGAAAGCGAAAGGGCGGAAAATCCTTTACAGCGTAGACTAGGCAAAACCTTTGCTAATTGGGGCATCCCGACAGCAGAATGTATTGTCAAAATTCGCGATTTGAATCGAGAGATCCCCTTAATTGCGTCGGGAGGATTACGAAACGGGCTAGAAGCGGCAAAAGCGATCGCCCTGGGAGCAAATTTAGCAGGAATGGCGTTTCCCTTTTTACAAGCTGCGTCAGAAAGCAGCGAAGCCTTAGAATTTTTAGTAGAAGTGCTACTCGCCGAAATCAGTACCGTCTTATTTTGCACCGGAAACCGAACTTTAGCCGATTTGCAACACTCTCAATCTCTTCAGAAGCTACGATAG
- the sppA gene encoding signal peptide peptidase SppA, with amino-acid sequence MRQFIQQTFASIIGTLAGLILFATLGISGLVLLIVSASLEAEGPNVKDKSVLVFDLSTQIADTEPPATFTEAIAGEAAATIALREVLEAIEKATEDDRIIAIFLDGSGEGGGSGYATLREVRNALEEFQNAGKEIIAYDVDFSEKEYYVASIADTVVLNPMGAMELNGLSSEQLFLAGALDRYGIGVQVVRVGNYKAAVEPFIRQELSPENRQQTQALLADLWQEFVGTVGESRELKPQELQAIANTKGLLLPEEAQQQGLVDRVAYFDEVVADLKELTEAKEKDKSFKQISLENYGDVALRNSRDRSSENKIAVVYAEGAIVTGQGGVQQVGSDRFAQELRKLRRDEDVKAVVLRVNSPGGSATASDIILRELKLIKDEKPLIVSMGDVAASGGYWIATAASQIFAEPNTITGSIGVFGLLPNVEELANENGITWDVVRTNNLANLDTIARPKTEAELAIYQRFVNQVYNQFLNLVAEARNLPPERVAQIAQGRVWSGEDAKQIGLVDQIGGIDAAINYAAEEAKLGDDWEVQEYPYIQSFEERLVKKLTGSSIKQENVDPLTQEFRKLKEDLAILQSLNDPRGIYTLLPFDLRIK; translated from the coding sequence ATGCGTCAATTTATTCAACAAACCTTTGCCAGTATAATTGGAACCCTCGCCGGATTAATTCTCTTTGCGACTTTAGGCATTAGCGGATTAGTTTTGTTAATCGTTTCTGCGAGTTTAGAAGCAGAAGGTCCCAACGTTAAAGATAAATCGGTCTTAGTTTTCGATCTTTCGACTCAAATTGCCGATACCGAACCGCCAGCGACTTTCACAGAAGCGATCGCTGGAGAAGCTGCGGCGACGATCGCTTTACGCGAAGTCCTCGAAGCGATTGAAAAAGCCACTGAAGACGATCGCATCATCGCTATTTTCCTCGACGGTAGCGGTGAAGGTGGTGGAAGTGGTTACGCGACTCTGAGGGAAGTTCGCAATGCTTTAGAAGAATTTCAAAATGCTGGAAAAGAAATTATCGCCTACGATGTAGATTTTTCCGAAAAAGAATATTACGTTGCTTCGATCGCTGATACAGTGGTTTTAAATCCAATGGGAGCAATGGAATTAAATGGTCTTAGTTCCGAACAATTGTTCTTAGCTGGTGCTTTAGATCGCTATGGGATTGGGGTTCAAGTGGTAAGAGTGGGAAACTACAAAGCCGCAGTTGAACCATTTATTCGTCAGGAATTATCGCCAGAAAATCGCCAACAAACTCAAGCTTTGTTAGCCGATCTTTGGCAAGAATTTGTCGGGACAGTGGGCGAAAGTCGGGAATTAAAGCCTCAAGAGTTACAGGCGATCGCGAATACCAAAGGTTTATTACTTCCTGAAGAAGCCCAACAACAAGGTTTAGTCGATCGCGTTGCTTATTTTGACGAAGTTGTCGCTGATTTGAAAGAATTAACTGAAGCGAAAGAGAAAGATAAGTCATTTAAGCAAATTTCCTTGGAAAATTACGGCGATGTGGCGTTGCGAAATTCGCGCGATCGCTCCTCCGAGAACAAAATCGCGGTAGTATACGCTGAAGGAGCTATTGTTACAGGTCAAGGTGGAGTCCAGCAAGTCGGTAGCGATCGCTTCGCCCAAGAATTGCGAAAACTACGCCGAGATGAAGATGTCAAAGCCGTAGTTTTGCGAGTCAATAGTCCCGGTGGAAGTGCCACCGCTTCGGACATTATTCTGCGAGAATTAAAGTTAATTAAAGACGAAAAACCTTTAATTGTTTCAATGGGCGATGTAGCGGCTTCTGGTGGTTATTGGATTGCTACCGCAGCCAGCCAAATTTTTGCCGAACCGAATACCATTACTGGTTCAATTGGCGTTTTTGGCTTATTACCAAATGTGGAAGAATTGGCAAACGAAAATGGAATTACTTGGGATGTCGTCAGAACTAATAATTTAGCAAATTTAGATACAATTGCTCGTCCGAAAACTGAAGCAGAACTAGCAATTTATCAAAGGTTTGTTAATCAGGTTTATAACCAGTTTCTCAACTTAGTAGCCGAAGCCCGAAACCTTCCCCCAGAAAGGGTTGCCCAAATTGCCCAAGGTCGAGTTTGGTCTGGTGAAGATGCCAAACAAATTGGTTTAGTTGACCAAATTGGCGGTATTGATGCAGCAATTAATTACGCGGCTGAAGAAGCTAAATTAGGCGACGATTGGGAAGTGCAAGAGTATCCTTATATTCAAAGTTTTGAAGAAAGGCTGGTGAAGAAACTTACGGGGAGTTCGATTAAACAGGAAAATGTTGACCCTTTAACTCAGGAATTTCGCAAGTTAAAAGAAGATTTGGCTATTTTGCAAAGTCTCAACGATCCTAGAGGTATTTATACTTTGTTACCTTTTGATTTACGCATTAAGTAA